The stretch of DNA TAGCCAAATGACGGCAATACCTGTGAAGTGCACATGGCAAACAACCGATATATGGACCCCTAATCAATGCATCGATTGGGAGATGTTCACAAACCCCATCGTTGAATGGGATAAAGACAATCAAGCATACGGCAAACCGCCTTTCAACCCGTAGCCAATCCTGAAGATGCGCCTGTTGAGATGCTACTGTTCTCCGGGTACGGAAAACTTTTTCTGTGGGCTGCGCAAAAGATCGGGATGGACCCGTCCCATCCAATTTTGTGGTAAATAAAGCTTTTTGTAACCGCCATAGATCTCGTAAAGTTCATGGGCATCACGGGTGGCTAACATGGACCAGTTTACACCTTCATGATCCAGTACTTGCAGCATGGCTTCTGTCAGCCACTTGCCCAGCCCCTGCCCCTGGTATTCCGGCAGGACGAATGCATCACATAAATAGGCGAAAATCGTATAGTCGGTGACGATTCGAGAAAAGCCGACTTGTTGCTTACGATGGTAAACACCAAAACACAGAGAATGTTCAATTGTTTTCTTGGTCATTTCAAGTGTGCGACCGGTAGCCCAGTAGGCTGATTCCGTCAAGTAACGATGAATAACCTCAATTTGTAATTTATCCTTGTCAGTATTGATCTGATAATCACCTCTGATGAAAATCATGGCAGATCTCCTTAGCGATATTTTTATTCCTGTTCCCAATACAATCGAACCCGTTGAAGCCAGGTATTGGAATCATCAACAGGGGTAAAGTCTCCATAGGTTTCATATAACGATTGTGCGTCTTTGGTGATTAACACCATGCGCCTGATTTTTCGTTGATCAACAAACCGGATGGACGCTTCCAGCAACCATTTACCCAATCCCTGATTACGATGCGCTTTATCAACGAAAACATCGGCCAACCAGGCAAAGGTGGATTGATCGGTCACCATGCGGGCAAAGCCCACCTGCCGCCCATGGTGATAGATGCCCAAACACACAGAATGCTGGATCGAGGTTTTAATCACTTCCAGGGGACGGTTTTTTGCCCAATAAGACTGCCGAGCGATGAAGTCTTCAATACGGTCAAGTTGCAAGCGTTCTTTGTCAAAACTGAGCAGGTAATCACCGCGTTGCTCTTCCCATCGTTCTGAATCGAAGGGGATGGGTAGATCAGGGTTAAATCCCTCGGGCAACGGAGTAATGATATCTTCAATCCGCTTACCATCCTGGTAGATGAAGTGATAATGTCGCGGAGGCTCATCGGCAAAAACCAGCGGCAAGAACACGAGAATATTGTCCACCACTTCTGGCGAAGTGCACACCCAATCTCGGGGTTTCCATGCGAGCTCACCCTCGTGGTTGTTGATGAAATTTTTATGCGGAACCCGTGCGGTGAAAATGGCAAGTGCGCCCGGGGGAACCTCGTACCCCTCCCAGCTCAGCAGACCAGCAAATTGCGGGTGGTCGATCTGGTAGCCGGTCTCCTCGGCTATCTCGCGGATCATCGCCTGGCGGGGGGATTCGCCCGGCTCGATGTGACCGCCCACGCCATTCCACAACCCCTGGTTGGGCGGATAGCGACGATGCAACATGAGCACATCATCGTCGTGTAAAAGAAAGCACAGGGTAAATCCAGGGGAAATTGTCACGGCAAGAAGGTCTTAAATTTGCGTGGACGAGATGGTGACCTGCGTTTCAGGAATCCAAATGGCTGGATTCAGCATGGCTTTTCCGAGCAGCCTCCAGCAGGGCTTCACCCAGATGTTGCGCCTGGTCTGCTGTCAGATAAAGGTGGGTTGTGCCGGAGCGAAAAATCTTCTCTTCCGGTGGGCAGCGTTCGATGATTGAAACGCAGACATTATCTTCCAGGTCGTGGTCTGCACATTCATAAAAGATGCTGATTTCTAAGGTCTTATCCAGCAAATAAATCGTCATCGACCCATACCTCCTGATGGTATCAACGGTGAGCCAATTTCAAATCATATCATCATATTACCCCTTTGCGCCTGAAAATGTGCTCTGGAAGCAAAGCCCTGGTGTGCAAACCCGGAAGTTGATTGATATTACGCCTGAAACAGGGGCGAAGGTCGGGATAATGGGGAATTTGATAGTTAATGAGAGTTTCAATTCAGTACACTATGAGTCAGAAAATTAGAATAAACCAGCCAAAGAGCTGATTTATGGGTTACCAGGAGAGATTGTCATGGAAGTTCCACGCCACTGGAGATTAAGAAAACAACGCTATGCCCTGGTGGGTGAGGTTTGCCCCCATTGTCAGGCAAAGATCTTCCCGCCGCGGGATGTGTGCCCGGAATGCAACGGCGAAGCCAAAACTCCCTACGTGTTCAGTGGCAAGGGGGAGGTGTATTCCTTCACCCGCATGAGCACGGTGCCAGCCGGCTTTGAAGCGCAGGCGCCCTATACCGTTGCGCTGGTCAAACTGGATGAAGGTCCCATCGTCACTGCGCAGTTGACCGACCTGGGCGATGAGGATGTTAAGATCGGTATGCCGGTGGAGATGGTCACCCGCAGGCTGCGTTCCGATGGCGACGAGCGCGGCATCCTGGTGTACGGGTACAAGTTCAGGCCGGTGGTGGGCAGTCCGCGTTAATCTCTTTTTCAAACAAAGATCACAAAAAACGTTCTCCCTAACATGAGAACGTTTTTTTAATTGCTCTTCCACCTCAAGCAGTTTCTGCGACTCAGCATTTTTTTAAAATTATGTCCTGCGGGAATTTGTCGTTGTGCGCATGTCTTTGTGAATCACAATGGGGCAGATTATTATCATTCCTTGCGGGGCTTTCGTGGCATGCTGAGGGTACAAGGTGTGCCTTAAGCCGTCATCGCCGGCGAGGGAGGCTCTACCCGCACCTGGCTTAAGAATCCAGCAGCACACAGGTTTAAGAACGCCGCTGCCAGGCAGACCGCCCAAAAGCTGATTGCAAACAATCCAGGCGCAATCAGGCTCCCCAACAAGCGCCCCAGGGAGAATCCGCCCAACGTCGCTGCTATCATCGTCGCCCGCGCCTCCGGCACCACCTCGCTCATCAATGTCAGGGAGCTCACCAGGCTGATCTCAAAGGAGATAAAAAACAGACCCAAACCCGCCATAGCCCAGCTAAGGTTGCCTTGCATCAGGGGCAGCAACACCGCAGCCAGGGTGTTAACGCCGATAGAAAACCAGATCATGCGGCGCTTACCAATGGTATCGAGAAACAGGCTCGTTATCACCCCGCCCCCCAGTTCCGAAAACCCGATCACCACCGAGGCAGCCGTCAAAGCTGCGAAATTTATGCCAAACTGGTCTTCGATCCACAATCCGAAGATCAGGTTGACCGTTTCATTCGCACCCGAAATCAGTATGCCCACCAGCAAGCCTGCCACAGCAGGCCAGGAGCGTGCGATGCGCACCAAATTCTTCACAATTTTATTTTCATCAGTTTTAGAAACGCGCTGTGCGGGCAGGATCACAAAGAAAACG from Brevefilum fermentans encodes:
- a CDS encoding GNAT family N-acetyltransferase; translation: MIFIRGDYQINTDKDKLQIEVIHRYLTESAYWATGRTLEMTKKTIEHSLCFGVYHRKQQVGFSRIVTDYTIFAYLCDAFVLPEYQGQGLGKWLTEAMLQVLDHEGVNWSMLATRDAHELYEIYGGYKKLYLPQNWMGRVHPDLLRSPQKKFSVPGEQ
- a CDS encoding bifunctional NUDIX hydrolase family protein/GNAT family N-acetyltransferase gives rise to the protein MTISPGFTLCFLLHDDDVLMLHRRYPPNQGLWNGVGGHIEPGESPRQAMIREIAEETGYQIDHPQFAGLLSWEGYEVPPGALAIFTARVPHKNFINNHEGELAWKPRDWVCTSPEVVDNILVFLPLVFADEPPRHYHFIYQDGKRIEDIITPLPEGFNPDLPIPFDSERWEEQRGDYLLSFDKERLQLDRIEDFIARQSYWAKNRPLEVIKTSIQHSVCLGIYHHGRQVGFARMVTDQSTFAWLADVFVDKAHRNQGLGKWLLEASIRFVDQRKIRRMVLITKDAQSLYETYGDFTPVDDSNTWLQRVRLYWEQE
- a CDS encoding Zn-ribbon domain-containing OB-fold protein; its protein translation is MEVPRHWRLRKQRYALVGEVCPHCQAKIFPPRDVCPECNGEAKTPYVFSGKGEVYSFTRMSTVPAGFEAQAPYTVALVKLDEGPIVTAQLTDLGDEDVKIGMPVEMVTRRLRSDGDERGILVYGYKFRPVVGSPR
- a CDS encoding DUF4256 domain-containing protein, whose product is MLFHLKQFLRLSIFLKLCPAGICRCAHVFVNHNGADYYHSLRGFRGMLRVQGVP
- a CDS encoding MFS transporter; protein product: MTTKNWKIKAEIILFTLIRMVLSINTRMVYPFLPVFARGMSVDPAALVMALSVRAFLGVLGPFFASIADTHDRKTGILLGMGLFTVGSGMLGIWPTFWSFILGTSLALLGTGVFIPSVNAYLADRIPYEKRGRVIAILELNWALSFIIGIPIVQFLIENYNWVAPFFVFTAIGILCLIVFFVILPAQRVSKTDENKIVKNLVRIARSWPAVAGLLVGILISGANETVNLIFGLWIEDQFGINFAALTAASVVIGFSELGGGVITSLFLDTIGKRRMIWFSIGVNTLAAVLLPLMQGNLSWAMAGLGLFFISFEISLVSSLTLMSEVVPEARATMIAATLGGFSLGRLLGSLIAPGLFAISFWAVCLAAAFLNLCAAGFLSQVRVEPPSPAMTA